The following coding sequences lie in one Trichoderma breve strain T069 chromosome 1, whole genome shotgun sequence genomic window:
- a CDS encoding DEAD/DEAH box helicase domain-containing protein, which produces MSHEEDLIDYSDEEIGANETAAASNGKKGEAASGNNVDKKGSYVGIHSTGFRDFLLKPELLRAIGDCGFEHPSEVQQTCIPQALLGGDIICQAKSGLGKTAVFVLATLQQVEPVNGEVSVVVMCHTRELAYQIRDEYNRFSKYMPDIKTGVFYGGTPIKNDVETLKSKDTCPHIIVGTPGRLKALVRDKALRLGSVRIFVLDECDKMLDQPDMRTDVQDVFRATPQQKQVMMFSATLSEAIKPICRKFMQNPTEHYVDEDTKLTLHGLQQYYIKLEEREKNRKLNELLDDLQFNQVIIFVKSTVRATELDKLLRECNFPSIAVHSGVSQEERIRRYKEFKEFKKRICVATDVFGRGIDIERINLAINYDLSNDASSYLHRVGRAGRFGTKGLAISFVSSEQDQEVLKEIEKRFEVALPEFPKEGVDASTYMAS; this is translated from the exons ATGTCCCACGAGGAAGATCTCATTGACTACTCCGATGAGGAGATTGGCGCCAACGAGACCGCCGCGGCCTCCAACggaaagaagggagaggcCGCCTCCGGTAACAATGTCGACAAGAAGGGCAGTTATGTTGGCATCCACTCTACTGGATTCCGTGACTTCTTGCTGAAGCCCGAGCTTCTGCGCGCTATCGGCGACTGCGGTTTCGAGCATCCTTCGGAGG TCCAACAAACATGTATccctcaagctcttctcggAGGAGACATCATCTGCCAGGCCAAGTCTGGTCTGGGAAAGACTGCCGTCTTTGTCCTGGCCACGCTTCAGCAAGTCGAGCCTGTCAACGGCGAGGTCTCGGTTGTCGTCATGTGCCACACTCGTGAGCTGGCTTACCAGATCCGAGACGAGTACAACCGATTCAGCAAGTATATGCCCGACATCAAGACCGGTGTCTTCTACGGCGGTACTCCCATCAAGAACGACGTCGAGACTCTCAAGAGCAAGGACACTTGCCCTCACATCATTGTCGGCACCCCTGGTCGTCTTAAGGCTCTCGTCCGTGACAAGGCCCTCCGCCTTGGAAGCGTGCGTATCTTCGTCCTTGACGAGTGCGACAAGATGCTCGATCAACCCG ACATGCGCACCGACGTGCAGGATGTGTTCCGCGCCACTCCTCAGCAGAAGCAGGTTATGATGTTCTCGGCTACCCTctccgaggccatcaagccCATCTGCCGCAAGTTCATGCAAAACCCCACAGAGCACTATGTCGATGAAGACACCAAGCTCACTCTGCACGGCCTGCAGCAGTACTACATCAAGCTGGAGGAGCGCGAGAAGAACCGAAAGCTgaatgagcttcttgatgatctcCAGTTCAACCAGGTCATCATTTTCGTCAAGAGCACCGTCCGTGCTACCGAGCTGGACAAGCTCCTTCGAGAGTGCAACTTCCCCTCCATTGCCGTGCACTCTGGAGTCAGCCAGGAGGAGCG TATCCGCCGCTACAAGGAGTTCAAGGAGTTCAAGAAGCGCATCTGTGTCGCGACTGATGTCTTCGGACGTGGTATCGATATTGAGCGAATCAACTTGGCCATCAACTACGATCTGTCCAACGATGCCAGCTCCTACCTCCACCGTGTCGGTCGTGCCGGTCGTTTCGGTACCAAGGGTCTTGCCATCTCCTTTGTGAGCTCCGAGCAGGACCAGGAGGttctcaaggagattgagaagcgATTCGAAGTCGCCCTTCC CGAGTTCCCCAAGGAGGGTGTTGATGCCAGCACTTACATGGCGTCTTAG
- a CDS encoding RNAse P rpr2/Rpp21/SNM1 subunit domain-containing protein codes for MAKAKGNPGIQNRHIYTRASYLYQAASYLANCAQQTKQQATPQKTQHNDKQSSTSRLDAPSDAGNGPDPEFAHGNQERKVLMNLSHQVVSDMRSVSLKAQIRQSRPIKQTICKYCDAILIEGKTCHSAVENLSKGGRKPWADVLVTRCGTCGNVKRYPVSAPRQHRKPLRTLETPKMEKGSTPSAPVHEQPVCDESAG; via the coding sequence ATGGCCAAGGCAAAGGGCAATCCTGGCATTCAAAATAGGCACATTTATACCAGGGCTTCATATCTTTACCAAGCAGCCAGCTATCTTGCAAACTGCGCTCAACAAACCAAGCAGCAGGCCACGCCACAGAAGACCCAGCATAATGACAAGCAGTCATCTACCTCGAGACTAGACGCACCGTCGGACGCAGGAAATGGCCCAGACCCCGAGTTTGCTCATGGCAACCAAGAGCGCAAGGTCTTGATGAATTTATCTCACCAAGTCGTGTCGGACATGAGATCAGTGTCTCTGAAAGCCCAGATCCGACAGAGCCGTCCCATCAAGCAAACCATCTGCAAGTATTGCGACGCTATCCTGATTGAAGGCAAGACATGCCACTCTGCGGTGGAGAATCTCAGCAAGGGCGGAAGAAAGCCTTGGGCCGATGTTCTCGTCACTCGGTGTGGCACGTGTGGAAATGTGAAGCGGTATCCCGTCAGCGCCCCGAGGCAGCATAGAAAGCCGCTTAGGACTCTCGAGACtccgaagatggagaagggcAGCACTCCGTCCGCGCCAGTGCACGAGCAACCTGTGTGTGATGAGTCTGCAGGATGA